Sequence from the Chitinophagales bacterium genome:
TATGCTTTATAAAGTGGATGCCATGTCGATGGCGAACGGACTCGAAGTGCGTACTCCTTTTTTGGATTACCGTGTAGCAGCGTTTGCATGCAGCTTGCCGGCCGAGTGCAAGGTGAATAAGCGTTACAGGAAGATGATTGTAAATGATACGTTCAGGAAAATGTTGCCGGCTGCATTATACCACCGGCCAAAGCGCGGATTTGAGATACCGTTGCACGGATTCTTAACCACCGAATTGCGGTCTCAGATAGAGAATGACTATTGCGCAAAGGATTTCATAATGTCGCAACAGGTGTTTGACTATGATGTTGTCAGCAAACTGAAACACCGGCTGTTCTCCAAAAATCCCGGCGACAGCGCCGCACGCATCTGGGCATTGATTGTTTTTCAGCATTGGTGGAAGCAGTACATGTCATGATCCCAAAGTGATCTTGAAAAGAAAATTACTTTTGTTCCGTCCGGTTTCGGGCAAACGAACGACCGATTATTTTTTTCTGCAATGCCCAGGATCCTCCGCATTATCAATCGCCTTAACCTTGGAGGCCCCACCTTGAATGTTGCCTATCTCTCCAGGTTTCTTGCGCCTGAGTTTGACACCATGCTCGTTGCCGGTATGATCGACGAAACCGAAGAGAGCGCTGCCTTCATCACGGATGAAATGGGATTAAAGCCCGTTTATATTCCTGAAATGTACCGCGAAATTCATCCCCTGAAAGACAGGCTTGCCTATAACCGGTTAAAAAAATTAATCCGTGCTTATCAGCCCGACATCGTTCATACACATGCCGCCAAGGCAGGCACACTGGGCCGCCTGGCAGCTGCTGCATGTGATGTACCAGTAATTGTGCACACTTTTCATGGCCATGTTTTTCATTCCTATTTTCCGGCCTGGCAAACACAAATGTTCATCGCCATCGAAAGGTATCTCGCTAAAAAAAGTACCCGCATTATTTGTATCAGCGATAAACAAAAGGAGGAACTCACCACTGCGTACAGGATTTGCCCGCCGGAAAAAGCAGTGGTCATACCGCTGGGTTTTGATCTTCAGAAATTTTCATCCGGCTTAACGGAGGCACGTAAGAAATTCAGGGAGTATTACCTGGTAGCTGAGGATGAAATAGTGATTGTAATAATAGGGCGGCTCGTGCCGGTAAAAAATCATGCGTTGTTCCTGAGAGCTCTCCAGTCGGTACAGGGCAGGACATCAAAAAAAATAAGAGCCTTCATTGTAGGAGACGGAGAAGAGCGGAATGCTATTGAAGCAAAAGCTTCTTCACTGCAGCTTGACTTTACCGACTTTCACAGCCATCCGCGAAGTGCCCTGCTCACCTTTACGTCATGGATCAGGGAGGTGGAGGAAGTATATGCCGGTGCTGACATCGTCGCACTCACTTCACTGAATGAAGGCACGCCGGTGAGCCTGATTGAAGCACAGGCAGCAGGCAAACCGATTGTTACCACAGATGCCGGCGGCATCACGGATATTGTCGTACCCGGAAAAAACGCGCTTGTAACAGCCACCAGCGATCAACAGGCATTTACGGAAAACCTGTTGCTGCTGATAGAAGATGATTTACTGCGAAAAAAAATGACGGGCTATGATTCCGCCGCGGTGACGGCCCGCTTTCATTACAAACGGCTGATGGAAGAAATGGCGACGCTGTATCGCCTGATGCTTGACGAAAAAAGTCATCGTCATCGTAAATGAGGCATTTCGCTTTATGGCTTGCAATGCCTTAGGTATGCATGACATAAAGTTGCATTGCGTTACAGTTTCCGTTTTCGCGGCAGGAATTATTTTTTTGTCGGCTGTTATTGTTGCATATTCAGCAGGATGGTTACCGGGCAATCAGCATACTGCCGGAAGCAGTAAAATCTTTTGCAGTAACAGTAAGCAGGTATATTCCGTCGGTCCAGCTGTCATCAGCCGGCAGCGACTGTTCTGTATTTAATCCATGCAACTTGCTTTGCATGCACAACGAACCATTGGAATTATAAAGCGCAATACGGCAATCTCCGGTTATAGTGCGATTGCTCTTGATCTTGAGCACGTTTCCCTGCACGTTGCCGGTAATATGCAGCGAAGACAAGGTTGCCGATGTATTTTGAATGCCGCTGACTTCATACAGGATGCCTTTCATCAGGTATATCTGTTCCTTACCTTCATCAGCAAACACTACGTAAAAAGTACCGTTGTTATACGCCACATCCGGATTGGTATGGAAACCATCAGTCAGCACATTGCTGATGGTATCCACCACCGTTCCCAGGCCGGAAGGGCCGGTGAGTGAATACGTGAACATGATATTACGATGGCCGTTGATAATCTGCTCCCAAACAACTGCTATCGTATCACCGCTGGCAACAATGGCGGGATGGTTTTGCGAGGCTGCGCCCTGCAGGTTAAAGAGCGGTTTTTCAAAACCCTGTTGCAGCGTCACAGTATTCAATGTGGAAACATAACATTTGTTTCCGTTCACACCATTCATGAAAACGCTGATCAGTGTGTCGCCGCTGATTACCGCTTCGCCGCCACTTGAAGGGCAACTTTCAAGTACCCAGTTGTTATTGTCGATGTTGCCCAGCGCGAATGTCAGTCCGCCATCATGTGAGATGGCCGCGCGCATATCGCGGATGTTGTTGATGGCATTGCGGTAGATGATGGCTATTTCATCGCCATTGCAAACGATGCTGCCCGGGCAGCAGTCGCAGGGATCGGCTCCCAGCGCAGCCGTTACCGGATTATCGGCGGAAAAGGTACTGCCTCCATTGTCTGACCTGGTAAACACATATTGCGGGTTGGATGAATTGACATCCAGCTTCGCGAATGTTACCACCGGGTTGCCCTCCTGTACGGTGCCGACACTTGCA
This genomic interval carries:
- a CDS encoding glycosyltransferase — its product is MPRILRIINRLNLGGPTLNVAYLSRFLAPEFDTMLVAGMIDETEESAAFITDEMGLKPVYIPEMYREIHPLKDRLAYNRLKKLIRAYQPDIVHTHAAKAGTLGRLAAAACDVPVIVHTFHGHVFHSYFPAWQTQMFIAIERYLAKKSTRIICISDKQKEELTTAYRICPPEKAVVIPLGFDLQKFSSGLTEARKKFREYYLVAEDEIVIVIIGRLVPVKNHALFLRALQSVQGRTSKKIRAFIVGDGEERNAIEAKASSLQLDFTDFHSHPRSALLTFTSWIREVEEVYAGADIVALTSLNEGTPVSLIEAQAAGKPIVTTDAGGITDIVVPGKNALVTATSDQQAFTENLLLLIEDDLLRKKMTGYDSAAVTARFHYKRLMEEMATLYRLMLDEKSHRHRK